Proteins encoded by one window of Gloeocapsa sp. DLM2.Bin57:
- a CDS encoding GTPase: MEIMRLVITGPVGAGKSTFIRSISEITPVDTDRRATDETMELKAKTTVAFDFGRLQFSPNMALHLYGTPGQSRFDFMWDILIRKAHAYMLLIPANQPGQFLNARRIINFMNQRAEIPMVIGLTHLDCPGAWPADNIALALGFTDEATRPQIVMVNATKKGSVAQAVIVLVKQLLQNCAV; the protein is encoded by the coding sequence TATGCGCCTCGTCATTACCGGACCTGTTGGCGCAGGTAAATCGACTTTTATTCGTTCTATCAGTGAAATTACCCCTGTAGATACCGATCGCCGAGCTACAGACGAAACCATGGAATTAAAAGCTAAAACTACTGTTGCTTTTGATTTTGGTCGTTTACAATTTAGTCCCAATATGGCGTTACATCTCTATGGAACGCCAGGACAATCTCGTTTTGATTTTATGTGGGATATATTGATACGTAAAGCTCACGCCTATATGTTACTTATCCCTGCTAATCAACCAGGTCAATTTCTTAACGCTAGACGCATCATCAATTTTATGAACCAAAGAGCAGAAATACCCATGGTGATTGGCTTAACTCATTTAGATTGTCCCGGAGCTTGGCCGGCTGATAATATTGCCTTAGCTTTAGGATTTACCGACGAAGCGACTCGACCTCAGATAGTGATGGTTAACGCTACTAAAAAAGGCTCAGTAGCTCAAGCAGTCATCGTACTGGTTAAACAATTGTTACAAAATTGCGCCGTCTAG
- a CDS encoding DUF4388 domain-containing protein, which yields MTITGYLSEFSLAELFRFLDQGLKTGLLTLKPQTNSPYYIWCHQGRVVAAAKSLTGDSLLSLMRDRKMLKTVPEEEIINDNNPLGLTLKAHNFLDSEQLKMLFAIQVMRSVCTLFTWQNAWFEFDSDAEIPRSEMTGLSAPATEITLAGLRTLKDWSALQEKLPIGTSSLISILEGQSKFRLNQIESQVWEFTDGVTPLNSIAKQLDLPLETIQKAAFGLIVIGLAEEIPMVELTNENNNLATDDISSSLSQSFLENLVHFLDHV from the coding sequence ATGACTATTACTGGCTATTTATCAGAATTTTCCCTAGCTGAATTGTTTCGGTTTTTAGATCAAGGATTGAAAACAGGTTTACTCACTCTTAAACCTCAAACCAATTCTCCCTATTATATCTGGTGTCATCAAGGTCGCGTAGTCGCCGCAGCAAAAAGTCTGACTGGTGATAGCTTGCTTTCGTTAATGCGCGATCGCAAAATGTTAAAAACCGTTCCCGAAGAAGAAATAATCAATGACAATAATCCCCTAGGGTTAACTCTTAAAGCTCACAATTTCTTAGACTCAGAACAACTGAAGATGCTGTTTGCGATCCAAGTAATGCGCAGTGTCTGTACCTTGTTTACTTGGCAAAATGCTTGGTTTGAATTTGATTCTGACGCGGAAATACCCCGATCAGAAATGACAGGTTTAAGCGCACCCGCGACAGAAATTACCCTAGCAGGTTTACGCACTCTCAAGGATTGGTCTGCTTTACAAGAAAAATTACCTATTGGTACTTCTTCTCTGATTAGTATTTTAGAAGGACAAAGCAAATTCCGTCTTAATCAAATAGAGTCTCAAGTGTGGGAATTTACCGATGGTGTGACCCCCCTTAATTCTATCGCTAAACAGCTAGATTTACCTCTAGAAACCATACAAAAAGCGGCTTTTGGCTTAATCGTCATTGGTTTAGCCGAAGAAATACCCATGGTAGAATTGACCAATGAAAATAATAATCTGGCTACAGATGATATCTCTAGTAGTTTAAGTCAATCTTTCTTAGAAAACTTGGTTCATTTTCTCGATCACGTTTAA
- a CDS encoding ABC transporter ATP-binding protein codes for MASFRDLLTYYQNYRYTALLSIGASSVFEIIDLGTYYAIGQILNVLSNEVVDTPINALGKQVSVFVNGDLRLANLVVLSGLIFVISVVRAPIQPWISSWFHWKIALDTRRDYSEKAVEKVLTLPLSFYEENNPGRIAGRLAKGLSNHTWTYPEIAGQFIPKLIRVIAIFLIILLIQWQIAIAFLLSFVFILYFNMIHLNTLIKQEELLDNHIENTESRTSEIIANIKTVKAFATEARELKRQKERLTRELKFVVYNIHLGYVKLGTVHRTMVQSCIFVIFLFTLIPTAQGKISLGHFVTTFTISLMAYSELDPLTQLAEVFARRYASMVRFHKFMKLPPGTDSGNLVIPEGRESSYRFTGKIEFSKVGFGYDANRLVLTDVNLLIEPCQTIALVGRSGSGKSTLIKLLFRYFEPLMGKILIDGQDIRTLDITGYRKRLAIVHQEVDVFNGTLLDNLTYGNPGANFAEVKKACAIARVEEFIPDLPEGYQTIVGEKGMRLSGGQRQRLGIARALIVNPDVLIFDEATSSLDYESERLIQLAMRSILGTRTTLIIAHRLSTIREADKIVVLDGGRIVEVGTHEQLLQQDGLYSLLHSHQSF; via the coding sequence ATGGCTTCCTTTCGAGACTTGTTAACATATTATCAAAATTATCGCTATACTGCTTTATTGAGTATAGGTGCTTCTAGTGTTTTTGAGATTATTGATTTGGGAACTTATTATGCCATTGGACAAATTCTTAATGTTTTATCTAACGAAGTGGTTGATACACCTATTAATGCTTTAGGAAAACAAGTCAGTGTCTTTGTGAACGGTGATTTAAGGTTAGCTAATTTAGTTGTTTTATCGGGGCTAATTTTTGTCATTAGTGTGGTAAGAGCACCGATTCAACCCTGGATTAGTTCTTGGTTTCATTGGAAAATTGCTCTAGATACACGCAGGGATTATTCAGAAAAAGCAGTAGAGAAAGTGTTAACTTTACCTTTAAGTTTTTATGAAGAAAATAACCCTGGCAGAATAGCAGGAAGGTTAGCCAAAGGATTATCTAATCATACTTGGACTTATCCTGAAATAGCCGGACAATTTATACCGAAATTGATTAGAGTTATAGCAATTTTTCTGATTATTTTACTCATACAATGGCAAATAGCGATCGCTTTTTTACTTTCTTTTGTTTTTATTCTTTATTTTAATATGATTCATTTAAATACTCTGATTAAACAAGAAGAGTTGTTAGATAATCATATAGAAAATACCGAGAGTAGAACTTCAGAAATTATCGCTAATATTAAAACTGTCAAAGCTTTTGCGACAGAAGCAAGAGAATTAAAACGTCAAAAAGAACGTCTGACGAGAGAGTTAAAATTTGTTGTCTATAATATCCATTTGGGCTATGTAAAATTGGGTACTGTACACAGAACAATGGTACAATCTTGTATCTTTGTAATTTTCCTATTTACTCTTATTCCTACAGCCCAAGGTAAAATATCTCTAGGTCATTTTGTGACTACCTTTACTATCTCTTTAATGGCTTATTCTGAATTAGATCCTTTAACTCAATTAGCGGAAGTTTTTGCGCGTCGTTACGCTTCAATGGTACGTTTTCATAAGTTTATGAAACTTCCCCCAGGTACAGATAGTGGTAATCTAGTCATTCCTGAAGGTAGAGAGTCATCTTATCGCTTTACGGGTAAAATTGAGTTCAGTAAGGTTGGTTTTGGTTATGATGCTAATCGCTTAGTACTCACAGATGTTAATCTATTGATTGAACCCTGTCAAACCATCGCTTTAGTAGGTAGATCTGGTTCGGGAAAATCAACCCTGATTAAGCTACTATTTAGATATTTTGAACCTCTGATGGGTAAAATTCTCATTGATGGTCAAGATATTCGTACCCTAGATATCACCGGTTATCGTAAACGCTTGGCGATCGTTCATCAAGAGGTAGATGTTTTTAACGGGACTTTGTTGGATAATTTGACTTATGGTAATCCTGGGGCGAATTTTGCTGAAGTTAAAAAAGCTTGTGCGATCGCTCGCGTGGAGGAATTTATCCCTGATTTACCCGAAGGTTATCAAACCATTGTAGGTGAAAAAGGGATGCGTCTTTCAGGGGGACAACGACAAAGATTAGGTATCGCGCGCGCGTTAATTGTTAATCCTGATGTGTTAATCTTCGATGAAGCAACTTCTAGTTTAGATTATGAGTCAGAAAGGTTGATCCAATTAGCGATGCGCTCAATTTTAGGAACTCGAACCACCTTAATTATCGCCCACCGTCTCAGTACTATTCGTGAAGCTGATAAAATTGTTGTCCTCGATGGTGGACGTATTGTGGAGGTGGGAACTCATGAACAGTTGCTACAACAAGATGGTTTATATTCTCTCTTACACAGTCACCAGAGTTTTTAA
- a CDS encoding DUF427 domain-containing protein produces the protein MLRPKPIKPEPGQESVWDYPRPPRLEASEQKIQIICHQIIIADTQKSQRVLETSHPPVYYLPPEDIQMQYLVSSPGQSFCEWKGTAQYYSIVFPDQQIPNCAWYYPNPTPAFTAIKDYIAFYPSLMDACYVDGEKVTPQPGGFYGGWITKNIVGPFKGGPGTWGY, from the coding sequence ATGCTTAGACCAAAACCAATTAAACCAGAACCAGGACAAGAATCAGTCTGGGATTATCCACGACCACCACGTTTAGAAGCATCTGAACAAAAAATTCAGATAATTTGCCATCAAATCATTATAGCAGATACCCAAAAAAGTCAGCGGGTACTAGAAACTAGTCACCCTCCCGTTTATTATCTTCCACCTGAAGATATTCAAATGCAATATTTAGTCTCATCTCCAGGTCAATCTTTTTGCGAATGGAAAGGAACAGCCCAATACTATAGTATCGTTTTTCCAGATCAACAGATACCAAACTGTGCTTGGTATTATCCTAATCCAACTCCAGCATTTACCGCAATCAAAGACTATATCGCTTTTTATCCTAGTCTTATGGACGCTTGTTACGTTGATGGAGAAAAAGTCACACCTCAACCAGGAGGTTTCTATGGAGGCTGGATCACTAAAAATATTGTTGGACCATTCAAAGGAGGTCCAGGTACTTGGGGATATTAA
- a CDS encoding aldo/keto reductase, whose amino-acid sequence MLNQTSRRNFLLAGLTLAGTIAWKTQLKSDNQPITPIPERILGKTGVSVPIFGLGGAGRTPLSQANKETEARKIIEAALEGGIRYFDTAASYGPSEDYLGQVLPSYRQQVFLASKTGARDREGAWRNLERSLQRLNTDYLDLWQLHHVSFNQELEQIFGQNGAIKALEEAIDQKIVRFSGITGHHEPAVIAEALRLYPFDTTLITLNAADIHHPRPFSTGVLPLAQTQNVGVIAMKVPAYGRLFKPGLLKGMSEAMGYSLSLRGVHCCIIAVENVKQLQANLEVARNYQPLTQAQMGEIEQKTAHAWEDSNFFRAWT is encoded by the coding sequence ATGCTTAATCAAACATCAAGACGCAACTTTTTACTAGCAGGACTAACTCTAGCAGGTACGATCGCTTGGAAAACTCAGCTTAAATCAGATAATCAACCCATCACCCCTATTCCTGAAAGAATCCTGGGGAAAACAGGAGTATCTGTCCCCATTTTTGGACTCGGAGGAGCAGGAAGAACACCCTTATCTCAAGCTAATAAAGAAACAGAAGCTAGAAAAATTATTGAAGCAGCTTTAGAAGGAGGTATCCGTTATTTTGATACAGCAGCTAGTTATGGGCCATCAGAAGATTATTTAGGTCAGGTTTTACCATCTTATCGTCAACAAGTCTTTCTCGCTAGTAAAACGGGAGCAAGGGATAGAGAAGGAGCATGGCGCAATTTAGAGCGATCGCTACAACGTCTCAACACCGATTATCTCGATTTATGGCAATTACACCACGTCTCCTTTAATCAGGAATTAGAGCAAATTTTTGGGCAAAATGGCGCAATCAAAGCCTTAGAAGAAGCTATAGACCAAAAAATCGTGCGTTTTTCGGGAATAACAGGACATCACGAACCCGCAGTCATTGCCGAAGCTTTAAGACTTTATCCTTTTGATACTACCTTAATTACCCTCAACGCAGCCGATATCCATCATCCCCGCCCCTTTAGTACAGGTGTTCTTCCTTTAGCTCAAACTCAAAATGTGGGGGTAATCGCTATGAAAGTACCCGCTTATGGTCGTTTATTCAAACCAGGATTACTCAAGGGAATGAGTGAAGCTATGGGATACTCATTATCCCTAAGAGGGGTTCATTGCTGTATCATTGCAGTAGAAAACGTTAAACAATTGCAAGCTAATCTAGAAGTAGCTAGAAATTATCAACCCCTAACTCAAGCTCAAATGGGAGAAATAGAGCAAAAAACAGCTCACGCTTGGGAAGATAGTAACTTTTTCCGCGCTTGGACATAA
- the dndE gene encoding DNA sulfur modification protein DndE — MQPPVERIRLSQTARDQLVKLKRYTKIEQWNILCRWGFCRSLAEETIPSPVPLPADSNVELTWRVFAGDLSDALIIALKQRCYQDGLGIDSDTLAQQFRLHLHRGIGYLAGDINLKSIEGLITVMDS, encoded by the coding sequence ATGCAACCACCAGTAGAAAGAATCAGATTATCACAAACAGCTAGAGACCAATTAGTTAAACTCAAAAGATATACTAAAATAGAGCAATGGAATATCTTATGTAGATGGGGATTTTGTCGCTCTTTAGCGGAGGAGACTATCCCCTCCCCTGTACCACTTCCTGCTGATAGCAACGTAGAATTAACTTGGCGAGTATTTGCAGGTGACTTATCAGACGCTTTAATTATCGCTTTAAAACAACGTTGTTATCAGGATGGTTTGGGTATAGACTCAGATACCCTCGCTCAACAATTTCGCCTCCACCTCCATCGGGGTATTGGTTACTTAGCAGGGGATATTAACCTCAAAAGTATCGAAGGGCTAATAACTGTTATGGATTCATAA
- the trmD gene encoding tRNA (guanosine(37)-N1)-methyltransferase TrmD, with product MELDIITLFPDFFTSPLHSGLLGKALAQAIATVKLINPRDFTTDKHHRVDDEPYGGGVGMLLKPEPIFAAVESVEIIGKKQVILMSPMGQPLNQPLLKDLANNYQQLIIICGHYEGVDERVSNLLDLEVSLGDFVLTCGEIPALALINGVVRLLPGTVGKEASLKTESFEEGLLDYPQYTRPAVFRGWEVPAVLRSGNHQAIANWRKEQQMERTRSRRPDLWKNYQENA from the coding sequence ATGGAACTAGATATTATCACCCTGTTTCCTGATTTTTTTACCTCACCCTTGCATTCTGGATTATTAGGAAAAGCCTTAGCTCAAGCGATCGCCACAGTGAAGCTGATTAATCCGAGAGACTTTACCACCGATAAACATCATCGCGTAGATGATGAACCCTACGGAGGAGGAGTAGGAATGTTACTTAAACCTGAGCCGATTTTTGCTGCAGTAGAATCTGTAGAAATTATCGGTAAAAAACAGGTTATCTTAATGAGTCCCATGGGTCAACCCCTTAATCAACCATTACTCAAAGATTTAGCTAATAATTATCAGCAATTGATTATCATTTGTGGTCATTATGAGGGAGTTGATGAAAGAGTCAGTAATTTATTAGACTTAGAGGTATCCTTGGGGGATTTTGTACTCACTTGTGGAGAAATACCCGCTTTAGCTTTAATTAATGGGGTAGTCAGATTGTTACCAGGAACAGTAGGTAAAGAAGCATCTCTCAAGACAGAAAGTTTTGAAGAAGGTTTATTAGATTATCCCCAATATACACGTCCCGCTGTCTTCCGAGGTTGGGAAGTTCCCGCAGTTTTACGATCAGGTAATCATCAAGCGATCGCTAACTGGAGAAAAGAACAACAAATGGAAAGAACTCGCTCGAGACGTCCTGATTTATGGAAAAATTATCAAGAAAATGCTTAA
- a CDS encoding DUF4253 domain-containing protein, giving the protein MKKSTTINTTYLNWFEENNPDPLDLLLLPTPNSWESLGYLHWYGAGTVGTPIVMKLLQKWPEQYQAQLVCHYGTMLQLSLTESPSNLDEAFTLAWVQIAIAPCTVLLPGVSLREHDSSLIRAKTLVFA; this is encoded by the coding sequence ATTAAAAAAAGCACAACTATTAACACAACTTATCTCAATTGGTTTGAAGAAAATAACCCAGATCCGTTAGATTTACTCCTCTTACCTACCCCCAATAGTTGGGAATCCCTAGGGTATCTACATTGGTACGGAGCAGGTACAGTAGGAACACCAATAGTCATGAAATTGTTACAAAAATGGCCTGAACAATATCAAGCACAGTTAGTTTGTCATTATGGCACAATGTTGCAACTATCATTAACTGAATCTCCCTCTAATCTAGATGAAGCTTTTACTTTAGCTTGGGTACAAATAGCGATCGCTCCTTGTACAGTTTTACTACCTGGAGTTAGCCTCAGAGAACACGATTCTAGCTTGATTAGGGCTAAAACGTTGGTTTTTGCATGA
- a CDS encoding aspartate kinase, with product MALIVQKYGGTSVGSIERIKKVAERVQKTVNQGNQVVVVVSAMGKTTDGLVSLAREISDNPCRREMDMLLSTGEQVSIALLSMALQSQGQPAISLTGAQVGIVTEGEHSKARILEIRRERIQRHLNQGEVVVVAGFQGISQSNDLEITTLGRGGSDTSAVALAASLQADLCEIYTDVPGILTTDPRIVPEAQLLREITSDEMLELASLGAKVLHPRAVEIARNYGVPLVVRSSWTDDPGTKVISPLPHSVSLQNLELNRSVNAVEFDRDQVQIAILQIPDKPGIAASLFGEIARQGLDVDLIIQSIHAEQTNDIAFTVAAKMSEQAEAVAKGITPILRSAPENNQEAEVVVEEKIAKVAITGAGIIGRPGIAAKMFQTLASQGINIKLISTSEVKMSCVIAAAELDKAIASLCQAFEVESSQVKTPELATSPNTIVRGVALDLKQVRLAIRQIPDQPGMAANLFNLLAQNNISVYMIIQSQRDDFKESKRTRDIAFTIAEDDLELASQILAEFINQMGCPPLAIDREIAKVSIVGSGMIGNPGVAAKFFTALAQANINIEMIATSEIKVSCVVPKQDAEKALRVTHSAFGLGGETRINIPA from the coding sequence ATGGCGCTAATTGTGCAAAAATACGGTGGTACATCAGTAGGCTCTATAGAACGCATCAAAAAAGTAGCCGAAAGAGTACAAAAAACCGTCAATCAAGGCAATCAAGTTGTAGTAGTAGTGTCCGCGATGGGCAAAACCACCGACGGGTTAGTTAGTCTAGCCAGAGAAATCTCAGATAATCCCTGTCGCCGAGAAATGGATATGCTCTTATCCACAGGAGAACAAGTCTCTATAGCCCTATTAAGTATGGCACTACAGAGTCAGGGACAACCAGCAATATCCCTCACAGGAGCACAAGTAGGGATAGTGACAGAAGGAGAACATAGTAAAGCTCGTATTCTCGAAATTAGAAGAGAAAGAATACAACGTCATCTCAATCAAGGAGAAGTAGTAGTCGTAGCAGGATTTCAAGGAATCAGTCAAAGCAACGATTTAGAAATAACCACCCTAGGAAGAGGAGGATCAGACACCTCAGCAGTAGCTTTAGCAGCATCACTACAAGCCGACTTATGCGAAATATATACAGATGTACCAGGAATACTCACCACCGATCCTCGTATCGTACCAGAAGCACAATTACTCAGAGAAATCACCAGCGATGAAATGCTAGAATTGGCTAGTCTAGGTGCAAAAGTACTCCACCCCAGAGCAGTAGAAATAGCTCGTAACTATGGAGTACCCCTAGTAGTAAGATCTAGTTGGACCGATGATCCAGGTACAAAAGTAATCTCACCCTTACCTCACTCGGTATCTCTACAAAACCTAGAACTCAATCGCTCAGTCAACGCGGTAGAATTCGACCGAGATCAAGTCCAGATAGCTATATTACAGATACCAGATAAACCTGGAATAGCAGCTAGTCTCTTTGGGGAAATCGCTAGACAAGGATTAGACGTAGATTTAATCATTCAATCTATCCACGCCGAACAAACTAATGATATCGCTTTTACCGTGGCGGCAAAAATGAGTGAGCAAGCAGAAGCAGTAGCTAAAGGAATCACCCCTATCCTACGCAGTGCACCAGAAAATAACCAAGAAGCAGAAGTAGTCGTAGAAGAAAAAATCGCTAAAGTAGCCATTACAGGAGCAGGAATTATTGGACGTCCCGGAATAGCAGCCAAAATGTTCCAAACCCTAGCTAGTCAAGGTATTAATATTAAACTGATCTCCACCTCAGAAGTAAAAATGAGTTGTGTTATCGCAGCAGCAGAACTAGATAAGGCGATCGCCAGTTTATGTCAAGCTTTTGAGGTAGAATCTTCCCAAGTGAAAACACCTGAGTTGGCAACTTCTCCTAATACTATAGTACGAGGCGTGGCTTTAGACCTGAAACAAGTTCGTTTAGCTATTCGTCAAATTCCCGATCAACCAGGAATGGCGGCTAATCTTTTTAACCTTCTGGCTCAAAACAATATTAGCGTCTATATGATTATTCAATCTCAACGGGATGACTTTAAAGAATCAAAACGAACCCGAGATATAGCCTTTACCATCGCTGAAGATGACCTAGAATTAGCTAGTCAAATTTTAGCTGAATTTATTAACCAGATGGGTTGTCCACCCTTAGCAATTGATAGAGAAATAGCTAAAGTCAGTATAGTTGGTTCAGGCATGATTGGAAATCCTGGAGTAGCAGCTAAATTTTTTACAGCTTTAGCTCAAGCTAATATTAATATCGAGATGATCGCTACCTCAGAGATAAAAGTTAGTTGTGTAGTGCCTAAACAAGACGCTGAAAAAGCCTTACGAGTAACCCATAGCGCTTTTGGTTTAGGAGGAGAAACTAGAATTAATATTCCCGCTTAG
- a CDS encoding acyltransferase family protein, translated as MDIKAIQELSKVISTCANLYLKASLATPNTLTGWSLDERDPRVIAELLRLYGWFYRYYFRVKTDGWENIPKDQQVLLIGSHNGGLAAPDMSMMIYDWFRRFGTEKLTYGLMDARVWKFLPGSARLATQVGAIQAHPRMAIAALNRGASLLIYPGGIRDVFRPYALRNSIYFAGNRAFIKLALRYELPIIPFICYGAHATLLVLGDIYPQLQQLEQWGLLNLTNLDLEVFPIYLGLPWGIGIGPLPNIPLPIQLHTRVCPPIVFAKYGEQAARDQQYVNQCYDLVCQLMQQQLDQLVREEKTKREY; from the coding sequence ATGGATATTAAAGCGATTCAAGAACTAAGTAAGGTTATTAGCACCTGTGCTAATTTATATCTCAAAGCTAGTTTAGCTACCCCTAATACCCTTACGGGTTGGTCTCTAGATGAGCGCGATCCTCGGGTGATTGCCGAATTATTACGCTTATACGGTTGGTTTTATCGTTATTACTTTCGGGTTAAAACTGATGGTTGGGAAAACATACCTAAAGATCAACAAGTATTATTGATTGGCTCTCATAATGGTGGGTTAGCTGCTCCTGATATGTCGATGATGATTTATGATTGGTTTCGACGTTTTGGGACAGAAAAACTCACCTATGGTCTCATGGATGCTCGTGTCTGGAAGTTTTTACCTGGATCTGCTCGTCTGGCTACTCAAGTTGGCGCAATTCAAGCTCATCCCCGTATGGCGATCGCTGCTTTAAATCGTGGTGCTAGTTTGTTAATTTATCCTGGTGGTATTCGAGATGTTTTTCGTCCTTATGCTTTAAGAAATTCTATTTATTTTGCTGGTAATCGTGCTTTTATCAAATTAGCTTTACGATATGAGTTGCCTATTATTCCCTTTATCTGTTATGGTGCTCATGCCACTTTATTGGTGTTAGGTGATATTTACCCTCAACTGCAGCAATTAGAGCAATGGGGATTACTGAATTTAACTAATCTAGATTTAGAAGTTTTTCCTATTTATTTGGGTTTACCTTGGGGGATTGGTATTGGTCCATTACCGAATATTCCTTTACCCATACAGTTACATACTAGGGTTTGTCCACCGATTGTGTTTGCTAAATATGGTGAACAAGCTGCTCGTGATCAGCAATATGTTAATCAATGTTATGATTTGGTTTGTCAACTGATGCAACAACAGCTTGATCAGTTAGTTAGAGAGGAGAAAACTAAGCGGGAATATTAA
- a CDS encoding peptidase S8, whose protein sequence is MRKLLILVLFLVGLGFALANFPGLAKQGEFDSIVLNFREDLPKTEIRDKIQLLSTRYNQEINLNSVFSIEDNIYILPGDKQLIKALRNSPLKQLTEYIEPNYVYHTLEVPNDPDYSKQWNLRSINVEQAWDETKGEGVVVAVIDTGVTRVPDLQQTEFVTGYDFINNHTRATDDVGHGTHVAGTIAQSTNNNYGVAGIAYQAKIMPIKVLGIGGGTVADIAEGIRFAADNGAQVINMSLGGGGESKLMEEAINYAYDKGVVIIAAAGNANQNASSYPARYPKVIGVSALDAAGNKAEYSNFGAGVDIAAPGGGKEDKILQNTIDPQTGKSVFIGYQGTSMAAPHVAGVAAMLKSVGIEDPGEILSILKQSARKIDPDPLNEYGAGQLDAGAAVRLALRGQLNFRDFFRWVRDNGYLNPRFWIDGGAVALLPKIAMMLGSYLLAWLLRYYFPFGWSWSLSNGLIFGSSGLFLLRGFYIFDLPQWPFRVMGSSLAELGNAIQGTPELNPLFASVLIPFLLIGLLSGNPSGKLFAIGSSLGMTVALGVMAFSSPHLWLLGSGAIASIFLGVNALLCFGLAYLASQGEQQTL, encoded by the coding sequence ATGCGTAAACTACTAATCCTAGTATTGTTTTTAGTTGGCTTAGGATTTGCTCTAGCTAACTTTCCCGGACTAGCTAAACAGGGAGAATTTGACTCTATTGTACTCAATTTCCGTGAAGATTTGCCCAAAACCGAAATTAGAGACAAAATTCAACTTCTCTCAACCAGATATAACCAAGAGATTAATCTCAACAGTGTTTTTAGCATCGAAGATAATATTTACATTCTTCCAGGGGATAAACAATTAATTAAAGCCTTGCGTAACTCTCCCCTGAAACAACTTACCGAATATATCGAGCCTAATTATGTTTATCATACTTTAGAAGTGCCAAACGACCCCGATTATAGTAAACAGTGGAATTTGCGTAGCATCAACGTTGAACAAGCTTGGGATGAAACCAAAGGAGAAGGAGTCGTAGTCGCTGTCATCGATACAGGAGTAACCAGAGTACCAGATCTCCAACAAACCGAATTTGTAACAGGTTATGACTTTATTAATAATCATACACGAGCTACTGATGACGTAGGACATGGTACACACGTAGCAGGAACGATCGCCCAATCCACCAATAATAACTATGGAGTAGCAGGAATAGCCTACCAAGCCAAAATCATGCCCATTAAAGTACTTGGTATAGGTGGTGGGACAGTGGCTGACATCGCTGAAGGTATTCGCTTCGCTGCTGATAACGGCGCACAAGTCATTAACATGAGTTTAGGTGGCGGTGGTGAAAGTAAACTGATGGAAGAAGCGATTAACTATGCTTATGACAAAGGAGTGGTCATAATCGCTGCCGCAGGTAATGCTAATCAAAATGCCTCTTCTTATCCCGCGCGTTATCCTAAAGTCATTGGTGTTTCTGCTTTAGACGCCGCTGGTAATAAAGCCGAATACTCTAACTTTGGTGCAGGAGTAGATATAGCAGCACCAGGAGGAGGAAAAGAAGATAAAATCCTGCAAAATACCATAGATCCTCAGACAGGTAAATCTGTGTTTATAGGTTATCAAGGTACAAGTATGGCAGCACCTCACGTCGCAGGGGTAGCAGCAATGCTCAAAAGTGTAGGAATTGAAGATCCCGGCGAAATACTCAGTATCTTAAAACAATCTGCTCGCAAAATTGACCCTGATCCTCTCAATGAATATGGTGCAGGACAATTAGACGCAGGAGCAGCGGTAAGATTAGCCTTACGAGGACAATTGAATTTCCGTGACTTCTTCCGTTGGGTAAGAGATAATGGCTATCTCAATCCTCGTTTTTGGATTGATGGTGGCGCAGTTGCTTTACTACCTAAAATCGCGATGATGCTAGGTTCTTATCTTTTAGCTTGGCTATTGCGTTACTATTTTCCCTTTGGTTGGAGTTGGTCTCTCAGTAATGGCTTGATTTTTGGTAGTTCTGGTTTATTCTTGTTAAGAGGTTTCTATATCTTTGATTTACCTCAATGGCCATTTCGAGTCATGGGTAGTTCTCTAGCTGAGTTGGGGAATGCGATTCAGGGTACACCTGAGTTAAATCCCCTCTTTGCTAGTGTTTTGATTCCCTTTTTATTGATTGGCTTATTATCAGGTAATCCCTCAGGTAAATTGTTTGCTATTGGCTCTAGTCTAGGTATGACCGTAGCTTTAGGTGTAATGGCTTTCAGCTCCCCCCATCTCTGGTTACTTGGTTCAGGTGCGATCGCTTCTATTTTCCTAGGAGTTAACGCTTTACTCTGTTTTGGCTTAGCTTATCTCGCTAGTCAAGGAGAACAACAAACCTTATGA